A DNA window from Siniperca chuatsi isolate FFG_IHB_CAS linkage group LG6, ASM2008510v1, whole genome shotgun sequence contains the following coding sequences:
- the ncln gene encoding nicalin-1 isoform X1: MFEEASEMFDNMFKSSFPLTFIVFIPAVLILVSPLPAEAAHEFTVYRMQQYDLQGQPYGTRNAILNTEARTVEAEVLSRRCVIMRLADFSYEEYQKALRQSAGAVVIILPKNMSAVPQDIVQQFMELEPEMLATETIVPVYFAMEDDELLSIYTQTLTSSSSQGSLSAAEVLLHTATANGFQMVTSGAQSKAISDWAITSLEGRLAGVGGEDLPTIVVVAHYDSFGVAPWLSYGADSNGSGVSMLLELARLFSKLYTYKRTHAGYNLLFFVSGGGKFNYQGTKRWLEDNLDHTDSSLLQDNVAFVLCLDTLGNGDSLHLHVSKPPKEATPQYSLLKELEMVVASQYPEVKFSMVHKKINLADDMLAWEHERFGIRRLPAFTLSHLPSHRLAQRSSIMDVRSVSPSSRHGAGEPPAGPHVDVKKLNRNTKVVAEALARVIYNLTEKGAPGDLQIFTEQMQVQEEQLSAVVDWLTAQPRAAQLVDKDSSVVSTLEYHLGHYLKDVKRHYVKADKRDPEFVFYDQLKQTMNAYRVKPAIFDLLLALCIAAYLGMMYLAIQNFGVLYSVVRRITQPKMKAH, encoded by the exons ATGTTCGAGGAGGCTAGTGAAATGTTTGATAACATGTTTAAATCTTCGTTTCCCCTTACCTTCATTGTGTTTATCCCCGCGGTGCTGATCCTGGTGTCACCGCTGCCGGCCGAGGCGGCACATGAGTTCACGGTGTATCGCATGCAGCAGTACGACCTGCAGGGACAGCCTTACG GTACCAGGAATGCCATCCTGAACACAGAGGCCCGTACTGTGGAGGCAGAGGTACTAAGTCGTCGCTGTGTTATCATGCGGCTGGCAGACTTCTCCTATGAGGAGTACCAGAAAGCCCTGCGCCAGTCAGCTGGGGCTGTGGTCATAATCCTGCCCAAGAACATGTCTGCTGTGCCCCAGGACATAGTGCAG CAGTTCatggagctggagccagagaTGTTGGCTACTGAGACCATTGTCCCCGTCTACTTTGCCATGGAGGACGATGAGCTGCTGTCCATCTACACCCAAACCCTGACCTCCTCGTCCTCACAGGGCTCCTTATCAGCAGCTGAAG TGCTGCTGCATACGGCCACCGCCAACGGCTTCCAGATGGTCACCAGTGGAGCTCAGAGTAAAGCTATCAGTGACTGGGCCATCACCAGTTTAGAG GGTCGTCTGGCTGGAGTTGGAGGAGAGGACCTGCCCACCATTGTCGTGGTTGCTCACTACGACTCCTTTGGTGTTGCGCCA TGGCTGTCGTACGGAGCAGACTCAAACGGCAGTGGAGTGTCCATGTTACTAGAGCTGGCTCGTCTCTTCTCGAAACTTTACACCTACAAGAGGACACACGCTGG GTACAACCTGCTGTTCTTTGTATCTGGTGGGGGGAAGTTTAACTACCAGGGCACAAAACGTTGGCTGGAGGACAATCTGGACCATACAG ACTCCAGTCTGCTGCAGGACAATGTAGCCTTTGTGTTGTGTCTGGACACTTTGGGGAACGGAGACTCTCTGCACCTCCATGTCTCCAAACCTCCTAAAGAGGCAACTCCTCAGTATTCTCTGCTCAAGGAGCTGGAGATG GTGGTTGCTAGTCAGTACCCAGAGGTCAAGTTCTCCATGGTCCACAAGAAAATCAACCTGGCGGACGACATGCTGGCCTGGGAGCACGAGCGCTTCGGGATCCGCCGGCTGCCGGCCTTCACGCTGTCCCATCTGCCCTCCCACCGCCTGGCACAGCGCTCCAGCATCATGGACGTGCGGTCAGTGTCCCCCTCCTCTCGCCACGGAGCGGGAGAGCCCCCTGCTGG GCCTCATGTAGATGTGAAGAAACTCAACAGGAACACCAAGGTGGTAGCAGAGGCACTGGCCAGGGTCATCTACAACCTCACTGAGAAG GGGGCTCCTGGAGACCTGCAGATCTTCACCGAACAAATG CAGGTTCAGGAGGAGCAGCTATCAGCGGTGGTGGACTGGCTCACAGCGCAACCCCGAGCCGCTCAGCTGGTGGACAAAGACAGCAGCGTGGTGTCCACTCTGGAGTATCACCTTGGACACTACCTCAAGGATGTCAAGAGACACTACGTCAAAGCTGACAAAAG GGATCCAGAGTTTGTATTCTACGACCAGCTGAAGCAGACTATGAATGCTTACAG AGTGAAACCTGCTATTTTTGACTTGTTGCTGGCCCTCTGCATTGCAGCCTACTTAGGGATGATGTATCTGGCTATTCAG AACTTTGGAGTCCTGTACAGTGTTGTCCGTAGAATCACCCAACCCAAGATGAAGGCCCATTAA
- the ncln gene encoding nicalin-1 isoform X3, with protein sequence MFEEASEMFDNMFKSSFPLTFIVFIPAVLILVSPLPAEAAHEFTVYRMQQYDLQGQPYGTRNAILNTEARTVEAEVLSRRCVIMRLADFSYEEYQKALRQSAGAVVIILPKNMSAVPQDIVQQFMELEPEMLATETIVPVYFAMEDDELLSIYTQTLTSSSSQGSLSAAEVLLHTATANGFQMVTSGAQSKAISDWAITSLEGRLAGVGGEDLPTIVVVAHYDSFGVAPWLSYGADSNGSGVSMLLELARLFSKLYTYKRTHAGYNLLFFVSGGGKFNYQGTKRWLEDNLDHTDSSLLQDNVAFVLCLDTLGNGDSLHLHVSKPPKEATPQYSLLKELEMVVASQYPEVKFSMVHKKINLADDMLAWEHERFGIRRLPAFTLSHLPSHRLAQRSSIMDVRPHVDVKKLNRNTKVVAEALARVIYNLTEKGAPGDLQIFTEQMQVQEEQLSAVVDWLTAQPRAAQLVDKDSSVVSTLEYHLGHYLKDVKRHYVKADKRDPEFVFYDQLKQTMNAYRVKPAIFDLLLALCIAAYLGMMYLAIQNFGVLYSVVRRITQPKMKAH encoded by the exons ATGTTCGAGGAGGCTAGTGAAATGTTTGATAACATGTTTAAATCTTCGTTTCCCCTTACCTTCATTGTGTTTATCCCCGCGGTGCTGATCCTGGTGTCACCGCTGCCGGCCGAGGCGGCACATGAGTTCACGGTGTATCGCATGCAGCAGTACGACCTGCAGGGACAGCCTTACG GTACCAGGAATGCCATCCTGAACACAGAGGCCCGTACTGTGGAGGCAGAGGTACTAAGTCGTCGCTGTGTTATCATGCGGCTGGCAGACTTCTCCTATGAGGAGTACCAGAAAGCCCTGCGCCAGTCAGCTGGGGCTGTGGTCATAATCCTGCCCAAGAACATGTCTGCTGTGCCCCAGGACATAGTGCAG CAGTTCatggagctggagccagagaTGTTGGCTACTGAGACCATTGTCCCCGTCTACTTTGCCATGGAGGACGATGAGCTGCTGTCCATCTACACCCAAACCCTGACCTCCTCGTCCTCACAGGGCTCCTTATCAGCAGCTGAAG TGCTGCTGCATACGGCCACCGCCAACGGCTTCCAGATGGTCACCAGTGGAGCTCAGAGTAAAGCTATCAGTGACTGGGCCATCACCAGTTTAGAG GGTCGTCTGGCTGGAGTTGGAGGAGAGGACCTGCCCACCATTGTCGTGGTTGCTCACTACGACTCCTTTGGTGTTGCGCCA TGGCTGTCGTACGGAGCAGACTCAAACGGCAGTGGAGTGTCCATGTTACTAGAGCTGGCTCGTCTCTTCTCGAAACTTTACACCTACAAGAGGACACACGCTGG GTACAACCTGCTGTTCTTTGTATCTGGTGGGGGGAAGTTTAACTACCAGGGCACAAAACGTTGGCTGGAGGACAATCTGGACCATACAG ACTCCAGTCTGCTGCAGGACAATGTAGCCTTTGTGTTGTGTCTGGACACTTTGGGGAACGGAGACTCTCTGCACCTCCATGTCTCCAAACCTCCTAAAGAGGCAACTCCTCAGTATTCTCTGCTCAAGGAGCTGGAGATG GTGGTTGCTAGTCAGTACCCAGAGGTCAAGTTCTCCATGGTCCACAAGAAAATCAACCTGGCGGACGACATGCTGGCCTGGGAGCACGAGCGCTTCGGGATCCGCCGGCTGCCGGCCTTCACGCTGTCCCATCTGCCCTCCCACCGCCTGGCACAGCGCTCCAGCATCATGGACGTGCG GCCTCATGTAGATGTGAAGAAACTCAACAGGAACACCAAGGTGGTAGCAGAGGCACTGGCCAGGGTCATCTACAACCTCACTGAGAAG GGGGCTCCTGGAGACCTGCAGATCTTCACCGAACAAATG CAGGTTCAGGAGGAGCAGCTATCAGCGGTGGTGGACTGGCTCACAGCGCAACCCCGAGCCGCTCAGCTGGTGGACAAAGACAGCAGCGTGGTGTCCACTCTGGAGTATCACCTTGGACACTACCTCAAGGATGTCAAGAGACACTACGTCAAAGCTGACAAAAG GGATCCAGAGTTTGTATTCTACGACCAGCTGAAGCAGACTATGAATGCTTACAG AGTGAAACCTGCTATTTTTGACTTGTTGCTGGCCCTCTGCATTGCAGCCTACTTAGGGATGATGTATCTGGCTATTCAG AACTTTGGAGTCCTGTACAGTGTTGTCCGTAGAATCACCCAACCCAAGATGAAGGCCCATTAA
- the ncln gene encoding nicalin-1 isoform X4 — protein sequence MFEEASEMFDNMFKSSFPLTFIVFIPAVLILVSPLPAEAAHEFTVYRMQQYDLQGQPYGTRNAILNTEARTVEAEVLSRRCVIMRLADFSYEEYQKALRQSAGAVVIILPKNMSAVPQDIVQQFMELEPEMLATETIVPVYFAMEDDELLSIYTQTLTSSSSQGSLSAAEVLLHTATANGFQMVTSGAQSKAISDWAITSLEGRLAGVGGEDLPTIVVVAHYDSFGVAPWLSYGADSNGSGVSMLLELARLFSKLYTYKRTHAGYNLLFFVSGGGKFNYQGTKRWLEDNLDHTDSSLLQDNVAFVLCLDTLGNGDSLHLHVSKPPKEATPQYSLLKELEMVVASQYPEVKFSMVHKKINLADDMLAWEHERFGIRRLPAFTLSHLPSHRLAQRSSIMDVRPHVDVKKLNRNTKVVAEALARVIYNLTEKGAPGDLQIFTEQMVQEEQLSAVVDWLTAQPRAAQLVDKDSSVVSTLEYHLGHYLKDVKRHYVKADKRDPEFVFYDQLKQTMNAYRVKPAIFDLLLALCIAAYLGMMYLAIQNFGVLYSVVRRITQPKMKAH from the exons ATGTTCGAGGAGGCTAGTGAAATGTTTGATAACATGTTTAAATCTTCGTTTCCCCTTACCTTCATTGTGTTTATCCCCGCGGTGCTGATCCTGGTGTCACCGCTGCCGGCCGAGGCGGCACATGAGTTCACGGTGTATCGCATGCAGCAGTACGACCTGCAGGGACAGCCTTACG GTACCAGGAATGCCATCCTGAACACAGAGGCCCGTACTGTGGAGGCAGAGGTACTAAGTCGTCGCTGTGTTATCATGCGGCTGGCAGACTTCTCCTATGAGGAGTACCAGAAAGCCCTGCGCCAGTCAGCTGGGGCTGTGGTCATAATCCTGCCCAAGAACATGTCTGCTGTGCCCCAGGACATAGTGCAG CAGTTCatggagctggagccagagaTGTTGGCTACTGAGACCATTGTCCCCGTCTACTTTGCCATGGAGGACGATGAGCTGCTGTCCATCTACACCCAAACCCTGACCTCCTCGTCCTCACAGGGCTCCTTATCAGCAGCTGAAG TGCTGCTGCATACGGCCACCGCCAACGGCTTCCAGATGGTCACCAGTGGAGCTCAGAGTAAAGCTATCAGTGACTGGGCCATCACCAGTTTAGAG GGTCGTCTGGCTGGAGTTGGAGGAGAGGACCTGCCCACCATTGTCGTGGTTGCTCACTACGACTCCTTTGGTGTTGCGCCA TGGCTGTCGTACGGAGCAGACTCAAACGGCAGTGGAGTGTCCATGTTACTAGAGCTGGCTCGTCTCTTCTCGAAACTTTACACCTACAAGAGGACACACGCTGG GTACAACCTGCTGTTCTTTGTATCTGGTGGGGGGAAGTTTAACTACCAGGGCACAAAACGTTGGCTGGAGGACAATCTGGACCATACAG ACTCCAGTCTGCTGCAGGACAATGTAGCCTTTGTGTTGTGTCTGGACACTTTGGGGAACGGAGACTCTCTGCACCTCCATGTCTCCAAACCTCCTAAAGAGGCAACTCCTCAGTATTCTCTGCTCAAGGAGCTGGAGATG GTGGTTGCTAGTCAGTACCCAGAGGTCAAGTTCTCCATGGTCCACAAGAAAATCAACCTGGCGGACGACATGCTGGCCTGGGAGCACGAGCGCTTCGGGATCCGCCGGCTGCCGGCCTTCACGCTGTCCCATCTGCCCTCCCACCGCCTGGCACAGCGCTCCAGCATCATGGACGTGCG GCCTCATGTAGATGTGAAGAAACTCAACAGGAACACCAAGGTGGTAGCAGAGGCACTGGCCAGGGTCATCTACAACCTCACTGAGAAG GGGGCTCCTGGAGACCTGCAGATCTTCACCGAACAAATG GTTCAGGAGGAGCAGCTATCAGCGGTGGTGGACTGGCTCACAGCGCAACCCCGAGCCGCTCAGCTGGTGGACAAAGACAGCAGCGTGGTGTCCACTCTGGAGTATCACCTTGGACACTACCTCAAGGATGTCAAGAGACACTACGTCAAAGCTGACAAAAG GGATCCAGAGTTTGTATTCTACGACCAGCTGAAGCAGACTATGAATGCTTACAG AGTGAAACCTGCTATTTTTGACTTGTTGCTGGCCCTCTGCATTGCAGCCTACTTAGGGATGATGTATCTGGCTATTCAG AACTTTGGAGTCCTGTACAGTGTTGTCCGTAGAATCACCCAACCCAAGATGAAGGCCCATTAA
- the ncln gene encoding nicalin-1 isoform X2 yields MFEEASEMFDNMFKSSFPLTFIVFIPAVLILVSPLPAEAAHEFTVYRMQQYDLQGQPYGTRNAILNTEARTVEAEVLSRRCVIMRLADFSYEEYQKALRQSAGAVVIILPKNMSAVPQDIVQQFMELEPEMLATETIVPVYFAMEDDELLSIYTQTLTSSSSQGSLSAAEVLLHTATANGFQMVTSGAQSKAISDWAITSLEGRLAGVGGEDLPTIVVVAHYDSFGVAPWLSYGADSNGSGVSMLLELARLFSKLYTYKRTHAGYNLLFFVSGGGKFNYQGTKRWLEDNLDHTDSSLLQDNVAFVLCLDTLGNGDSLHLHVSKPPKEATPQYSLLKELEMVVASQYPEVKFSMVHKKINLADDMLAWEHERFGIRRLPAFTLSHLPSHRLAQRSSIMDVRSVSPSSRHGAGEPPAGPHVDVKKLNRNTKVVAEALARVIYNLTEKGAPGDLQIFTEQMVQEEQLSAVVDWLTAQPRAAQLVDKDSSVVSTLEYHLGHYLKDVKRHYVKADKRDPEFVFYDQLKQTMNAYRVKPAIFDLLLALCIAAYLGMMYLAIQNFGVLYSVVRRITQPKMKAH; encoded by the exons ATGTTCGAGGAGGCTAGTGAAATGTTTGATAACATGTTTAAATCTTCGTTTCCCCTTACCTTCATTGTGTTTATCCCCGCGGTGCTGATCCTGGTGTCACCGCTGCCGGCCGAGGCGGCACATGAGTTCACGGTGTATCGCATGCAGCAGTACGACCTGCAGGGACAGCCTTACG GTACCAGGAATGCCATCCTGAACACAGAGGCCCGTACTGTGGAGGCAGAGGTACTAAGTCGTCGCTGTGTTATCATGCGGCTGGCAGACTTCTCCTATGAGGAGTACCAGAAAGCCCTGCGCCAGTCAGCTGGGGCTGTGGTCATAATCCTGCCCAAGAACATGTCTGCTGTGCCCCAGGACATAGTGCAG CAGTTCatggagctggagccagagaTGTTGGCTACTGAGACCATTGTCCCCGTCTACTTTGCCATGGAGGACGATGAGCTGCTGTCCATCTACACCCAAACCCTGACCTCCTCGTCCTCACAGGGCTCCTTATCAGCAGCTGAAG TGCTGCTGCATACGGCCACCGCCAACGGCTTCCAGATGGTCACCAGTGGAGCTCAGAGTAAAGCTATCAGTGACTGGGCCATCACCAGTTTAGAG GGTCGTCTGGCTGGAGTTGGAGGAGAGGACCTGCCCACCATTGTCGTGGTTGCTCACTACGACTCCTTTGGTGTTGCGCCA TGGCTGTCGTACGGAGCAGACTCAAACGGCAGTGGAGTGTCCATGTTACTAGAGCTGGCTCGTCTCTTCTCGAAACTTTACACCTACAAGAGGACACACGCTGG GTACAACCTGCTGTTCTTTGTATCTGGTGGGGGGAAGTTTAACTACCAGGGCACAAAACGTTGGCTGGAGGACAATCTGGACCATACAG ACTCCAGTCTGCTGCAGGACAATGTAGCCTTTGTGTTGTGTCTGGACACTTTGGGGAACGGAGACTCTCTGCACCTCCATGTCTCCAAACCTCCTAAAGAGGCAACTCCTCAGTATTCTCTGCTCAAGGAGCTGGAGATG GTGGTTGCTAGTCAGTACCCAGAGGTCAAGTTCTCCATGGTCCACAAGAAAATCAACCTGGCGGACGACATGCTGGCCTGGGAGCACGAGCGCTTCGGGATCCGCCGGCTGCCGGCCTTCACGCTGTCCCATCTGCCCTCCCACCGCCTGGCACAGCGCTCCAGCATCATGGACGTGCGGTCAGTGTCCCCCTCCTCTCGCCACGGAGCGGGAGAGCCCCCTGCTGG GCCTCATGTAGATGTGAAGAAACTCAACAGGAACACCAAGGTGGTAGCAGAGGCACTGGCCAGGGTCATCTACAACCTCACTGAGAAG GGGGCTCCTGGAGACCTGCAGATCTTCACCGAACAAATG GTTCAGGAGGAGCAGCTATCAGCGGTGGTGGACTGGCTCACAGCGCAACCCCGAGCCGCTCAGCTGGTGGACAAAGACAGCAGCGTGGTGTCCACTCTGGAGTATCACCTTGGACACTACCTCAAGGATGTCAAGAGACACTACGTCAAAGCTGACAAAAG GGATCCAGAGTTTGTATTCTACGACCAGCTGAAGCAGACTATGAATGCTTACAG AGTGAAACCTGCTATTTTTGACTTGTTGCTGGCCCTCTGCATTGCAGCCTACTTAGGGATGATGTATCTGGCTATTCAG AACTTTGGAGTCCTGTACAGTGTTGTCCGTAGAATCACCCAACCCAAGATGAAGGCCCATTAA
- the cers1 gene encoding ceramide synthase 1 isoform X3: MSSHTGDAGPVEVEPMPGYLDLITRASTPLAQWCRLPPKDAAKMPESVWKLVFYTMSWSYTTYLLFFSSYSFFHDPPSVFYNWKSGMSVPTDIAIAYLIQGSFYGHSIYATVYMDAWRKDSAVMVVHHIITLALISFSYAFRYHNVGILVLFLHDINDIQLEFTKLNIYLKSRGGGYNLLNDILSNMGSVSFSITWFWFRLYWFPLKVLYATCVSSLQSVPSIPFYFFFNVLLLVLLLMNIYWFLFIVIFVMKVLKMKEVNDVREYEEEDGSKAAAGLPRDPQAENNDDDAGHHISTQGKHVQNGITKDKHL, translated from the exons CCTCTAGCACAGTGGTGCAGGCTGCCGCCCAAAGATGCTGCCAAGATGCCGGAGAGCGTGTGGAAGCTGGTCTTCTACACCATGTCATGGTCATACACCACCTACCTGCTGTTCTTCAGCTCCTACTCCTTTTTCCATGACCCGCCCTCTGTCTTCTACA ACTGGAAGAGTGGTATGTCAGTGCCTACAGACATCGCCATAGCCTACCTGATCCAGGGCAGCTTCTACGGCCACTCCATCTATGCTACAGTCTACATGGACGCGTGGAGGAAGGACTCAGCTGTCATGGTGGTGCACCACATCATCACGCTGGCACTCATTAGCTTCTCCTACGCCTTCAG ATACCACAACGTAGGGATTCTGGTGTTGTTCCTCCACGACATCAATGACATCCAGCTGGAGTTCACCAAGCTCAACATCTACCTGAAGTCCAGAGGAGGAGGCTATAACTTGCTCAACGACATCCTGTCCAACATGGGCTCTGTCAGCTTCAGCATCACTTG gTTCTGGTTCCGCCTCTACTGGTTCCCTCTCAAAGTGCTGTATGCCACATGTGTGTCCAGCCTCCAGTCCGTCCCCAGCATCcccttctacttcttcttcaaCGTTCTTCTCCTGGTGCTGCTGCTCATGAACATCTACTGGTTCTTG TTTATTGTGATTTTCGTAATGAAGGTGCTAAAGATGAAGGAGGTGAACGACGTCAGGGAGTACGAGGAGGAGGACGGCAGCAAGGCGGCAGCAGGCCTGCCCAGAGACCCTCAGGCAGAAAACAACGATGATGATGCTGGACATCACATATCTACCCAGGG GAAGCACGTGCAGAACGGGATCACCAAGGACAAGCATCTATAA